The Vibrio quintilis DNA window CCGGTCGGTTGTATTTCAGATTATTGCAATACTTGCATTAACATTCTTTATCTACACCATCGTTAATAATGCATTAACCAACCTGAGTTCCCGCGGCATTACCACCGGATTTGATTTTCTGGATCAACCCGCAGGTTTCGGGATTGGACTCTCTCTTATCGATTACACAGAAACCGATACTTATGGCCGGACTTTTGTCGTTGGCTTAATGAATACTATTCTGGTTTCAGTGATTGGTATTATTTTCGCTACGGTTCTCGGTTTTATTCTGGGGATTGCCCGTCTGTCAACTAACTGGCTGGTCAGCCGCTTTGCGGCAGTTTATATTGAAATATTCCGTAATGTACCGCTGCTGCTACAAATCCTTTTCTGGTATTTTTCTGTTCTGGGAGCGCTGCCAGGCAAGCGGCAAAGCTATGCACTCGGAGAATCTGTTTATTTAAATATCAGTGGGCTGTTCATTCCTAAACCAGTCTTTGAGTCTGGCAGCGGATGGATATTCGCCACTCTGATTTTCGGGATTATCGCTTCAGTCTGCGTCAAAATATGGGCAAAAAACAAACAGAAACTCACAGGTCAACAATCACCTGTGTTACTCATCAACAGTTGCCTGATCATTGGCTTACCATTAATTGTATTCTTTTTAAGCGGTAAACCAATATCCGCAGACTACCCTGTTTTGAAGCGCTTCAACTTTCAGGGCGGTATCGAAATCATTCCTGAATTCGTTGCCTTGTTGATAGCACTGAGTGTTTATACGGCTGCATTTATTGCTGAAATTGTCCGTTCAGGGATCAATGCCGTCAGTCACGGTCAGAGTGAAGCGGCTATGTCTTTGGGACTTCCACGCAGTAAAACATTAAAACTGGTCGTGATTCCACAGGCAATGCGTATCATCATTCCGCCGCTGACAAGTCAGTACCTGAACCTGACCAAAAACTCTTCGCTGGCTGTCGCGATTGGTTATCCGGACCTGTTTAATATTTTTGCCGGAACCACGCTGAACCAGACAGGGCAAGCCATAGAAGTCATCTCAATGACAATGGCCGTCTATCTGACACTCAGCCTTGTTACTTCATTCCTGATGAATATGTACAACCGTAAAGTTGCGTTAGTGGAGAGATAATATGAAAGTTCATCAATTTCAGCCCGATCTGCCACCACCAACCAATACAACCGGTATCGTGGGCTGGATGAAGAAAAATTTATTCAGTAGTGCCGTCAACTCAATATTAACCCTGATCATTGCCTACTTTGTGATCAAAGGCTTGTATCACCTGATTGACTGGGCCATTCTGAAAGCAGACTGGATCGGTGAAGACCGGGATGCATGTTCAACCGGTGGTGCTTGCTGGGTTCTTGTTTATGTGCGGTTTAATCAGTTTATGTTTGGTTTTTACCCGGAAGCTGACCTGTGGCGTCCGGAACTGTTTTACGCAACACTGGCGATACTGATCGGGTTGCTTGCGTGGGATAAAACACCAAAACGTGGCTGGATTTGCCTGTTTACCATTACGCTTTATCCAATTCTGATGGCAGGTTTGCTGCATGGCGGAATGTTTGGATTACCGGTTGTGGAAACCTATAAATGGGGTGGCTTGCTGGTGACTCTGGTTCTGGCATTAGTCGGCATCGTCGCTTCCCTGCCTATTGGTGTTTTACTGGCCTTAGGTCGTCGTTCCCATATGCCGGTTATCCGCAGCCTGAGTACCGTCTATATTGAAGTCTGGCGTGGTGTCCCGTTGATTACCGTCCTGTTTATGGCTTCAGTCATGTTACCGTTGTTTATGTCAGAGGGTTCTGAAACAGACAAATTGATCAGAGCACTCATTGGGGTCACGCTGTTCAGTGCGGCCTATATGGCAGAAGTAATCCGCGGTGGCCTTCAGGCGATTCCAAAAGGACAATATGAAGCGGCAGATGCGTTAGGGTTAAATTATCCGAAGAAAATCGGATTAATCATCATGCCTCAGGCCCTGAAAATCACGATTCCTTCAATTGTAAATACGTTTATTGATTTATTTAAAGATACAAGTCTGGTTCTCATTATCGGTATGTTTGATGTACTTGGTATTGGTCAGGCAGCGAATACCGATCCGGCCTGGTTAGGCTTCTCGACAGAAAGCTATGCATTTGTTGCCTTAGTTTTCTGGGTATTTTGTTTTGGTATGTCCAGATATTCCATCTGGCTGGAAAATAAATTACATACCGGACACAAAAGATAATAGCCGGGAATCAAGGAATTAAGTTTAAGGATTAGAAATGAAGCAGCAGAACTCAGACAAAGAATTAATGATTCAGATTAAAGACATGAACAAGTGGTACGGCGAGTTCCATGTTCTGAAAAATATCAACCTTGATGTTACCCGGGGTGAGAAAATTGTCATATGTGGTCCTTCCGGCTCCGGTAAATCAACGATGATCCGTTGTATCAACCGGCTGGAAGAACACCAGAAAGGCGATATTATCGTAAACGGGCACGCGCTGACCGAAGATCTGAAAGATATCGAAGCGGTGCGCCGTGAAGTCGGTATGTGCTTTCAGCACTTTAATCTTTTCCCTCACCTGACAGTATTGGAAAACTGCACTCTGGCGCCGGTTTGGGTGAAGAAAATGCCGAAAGAAGAAGCCGAAGAGCAGGCAATGAAATACCTGGAACGGGTGAAAATCCCGAATCAGGCCAATAAATATCCGGGCCAGTTATCCGGCGGACAGCAACAACGTGTGGCTATCGCCCGCTCTTTGTGTATGAGCCCGCAAATTATGCTGTTTGATGAACCAACATCAGCCCTGGATCCGGAAATGGTCCGCGAGGTGCTGGATGTCATGGTCGAACTGGCAGATGAAGGCATGACAATGCTTTGCGTAACCCATGAAATGGGCTTTGCCAAAGAAGTTGCCGATCGGGTGATATTCATGGATGCCGGCGAGATTATTGAAGAAAATAATCCTGAAGAATTCTTTGGTAATCCACAGTCTGACCGGACTCAAAATTTCCTGTCTCAGATACTGCATCATTAATTGATATCTCTTTAAGCGACTCTCTGTTAATGACAAGAGGCATTTTCATCATGGGAATGCCTCTTTTTATTTAATAGCGGTTTTATTTCTATAACTTAAGACCTGATACGTATATACTCCTACAGAAAGATTGTGTTACATCTTTGTTTCGGCATTTGTATCATCTTTTATTATGATAGAAATATAAACCAACAGGTTGAATTCAGAACTTTCACCCTGACTCATGGTCGAAGATACAGGCAACAAGACATACGAGGAAAGTATGAATAGTCCGATATATTCAAGCTCTACGGGTCAAACCCGCGCTTTACAAACAAATAAAGTACTCAGAAATACCTACGCACTCCTGTCAATGACTTTATTATGGTCAGCGGCTGTTGCTGGTGTTTCTATGGCACTGAATCTCCCCTATCCCGGTTTTTTAATCACAATCGTTGGCTTCTATGGCTTACTTTTCCTGACTGAGAAAAACCGCAATAACAGCATGGGGCTGGTTTTCACCTTCCTGTTTACTGGTTTCCTTGGCTATACGTTAGGCCCGATTCTTAATGTATACATCAGTAACGGTTTAGGTGATCTGGTATTGACTGCCTTAGGTGGCACAGCTCTGACATTTATGGCTGCATCAGCTTATGCATTAACCACCAAGCGCGATTTATCCTTCCTGGGTGGATTATTAATGGCCGGGTTTGTTGTCCTGATTGTTGGCATGATTGCTAACATCTTCCTGCAACTGCCAGTTATCTACCTTGCGATGAGTGGTTTATTTATTTTGTTTTCAACAGGTGCAATTTTGCTGACAACGCAGCAAATTATCCGTGGTGGTGAAACAAATTATATTTCAGCGACAATTACATTGTATGTTTCTATCTATAACCTGTTCCTCAGCCTGTTAAATATTCTGAGAGCATTTAGTGGTAACGACTAAGATAAACAATTGTCATGAATGATTGTGTAAGCCCGGGAACTTTTCCGGGCTTTTTTATTTTCAAATCTTGCGAAATGCACATCACTTCGTTAGCCTATGGCCGGATTGTGGATACAAGAGGTCATCATGTTCGAATATAACGGTTCAGTCATCGAGACAGATAAAGAAGGCTATCTGTTGGATCATACCCAATGGGAACCTGAGATGATTACTATCCTGGCTGAAAAAGAAGGGATTGAACTGACAGACTCACATCTTGAAGTCATCCATTTTGTCCGTGACTTCTATGAAGAGTATAAAACTGCCCCGGCCGTTCGTATGCTGGTCAAAGCGATGGAAAAAGAATACGGCCCGGACAAAGGAAACAGTAAATACCTGTTTAAGCTGTTTCGTCAGGGGCCTGCGAAACAGGCCACCAAGCTGGCAGGCTTGCCGAAACCGGCAAAGTGTCTCTGAAAACGCTTATTGAATCGCAAATCCCTGATAGACTTTGTCAGTTTTCAGCTCAGTTCTGCTTACCTCTGAAACACTTGCTCCCGGAGACCCCTGATGCAGCCATTCAAATAATTGTTCAAGGCGGGACTCATCCCCGCTTGCAACAACTTCTACATCTCCATTGTTCAGGTTTTTAGCATATCCCGTCAATCCAAGCTTCATTGCTTTGTGTGACGTGTAATAGCGAAAACCCACACATTGAACGATACCTTTCACCACATATATTTCTGTCTTCCGGACCATGCGATATCCCCGCTTATCTAAAATCTGTTTTTTCTGCAACAACGGGCAGCGACTCTTTATAGTATGCACCAAATCCGGCAGAATGTTCCCGTGTGTCAATATCAATCCGGCAACAGCAATTGCTTTTCGGAGCAACATCAATAAAAATACCGCTTCTTTATTTTTTAACCCGGAACGCTTCAATGACGACTTCTCTTATTCTGGCTAAAGGCCGTGAAAAATCTCTTATCCGCCGCCATCCCTGGGTCTTTTCCCGTGCGATTGAACGGATTGATGGCACCCCGGAAACCGGACAAACCGTAGACATTTACAGTTATGATGGCCGGTGGCTTGCTAAAGCAGCCTACTCCCCTCATTCACAAATCCGGGCCAGAGTCTGGAGCTTTGAAAAGAGAGAGATTGATGCAGAATTTTTTGCTGAGCGTATTTCTCAGGCACAACAACTCAGGGAAGATATGATTCAGCAAGGACAACTGACGGGTTACCGGCTGATTGCAGCAGAATCAGATGGCCTTCCCGGCATCACAATAGACAGATATGACAACTATCTGGTCTGCCAGTTTCTGAGTGCCGGTGCTGATTACCAAAAAGCGGTGATTACCGAGGCACTGTTACGCTGTTTCCCGGATATCAATATCTATGAACGCTCTGATGTGGCCGTCAGAAAGAAAGAAGGGCTCAAACCAGTTACCGGCCTGCTGCATGGCAACACACCATCAGAGCCCGTCGTTATTGAAGAAAACGGCATAAAAATCAGTGTAGATATTATCAATGGCCATAAAACAGGATTCTATCTCGATCAGAGAGACAGCCGCTATCACGCGATGAAATATGTCAAAGACAAAGAAGTGCTGAACTGCTTCTCTTACACCGGCGGGTTTGGCCTTTATGCGGCGAAAGGTGGCGCACAAAGAATCATCAATGCGGATGTTTCACAACCGGCACTTGATGCAGCAAAGCAGAATGCTGAACTGAACCATTTCGATACCTCGAAAAAACGCATGGTATTTCTTAACGCAGATGTGTTTAAACTCCTTAGAGAATATCGCGATCAAGGCACTCTGTTTGATGTGGTCATTATGGATCCGCCCAAGTTTGCTGAATCCAAATCTCAGCTCAATGGTGCTTGCCGGGGCTATAAAGATATCAACATGCTTGCCATGCAGATTTTAAAACCCGGAGGCACATTATTAACGTATTCATGTTCAGGCCTGATGGATCAGGCGCTGTTTCAAAAAATCATCGCAGACGCTGCGATTGATGCCGGCCGCCGCGTAAAATTTATTGAACGTTTCGGCCAGGCGGCAGATCACCCGGTTGACAGTGCTTATCCTGAAGGCTTTTATCTGAAAGGTTTCGCCTGTAAAGTATTTTAATTCACACTGTTAATGCGAGTTTTTGTGACCAATTTCTCCTTATCTCTTTTTATTTTGCTAACAAAAGTATAGAATAAGCACTCTGATGCGATATTCCTTTATTTACATCCTCTTGTTTCATAAGGGAATATCCTTTCTTAGCTCCCGCTAAGTCCTGCATGCTACAACATCACTCTTTCCGTGGTTGTTTTTATTTCAAATTTCGTTAAAAAATAAAGGATATTCGATGATCGGTCCTGTTATAAACTCTGCTGCGATAATTATCGGCAGCGGAGTCGGCGCACTTTTCGGGGATAAAATCCCATCTGATATACAAAAAAGAATGCCCATTGTTTTCGGATTCGCTTCTATGGGTCTTGGCATTGCAATGGTGATGAAACTGAACTCACTTCCCGTCGTCATTCTGACCCTCCTGATCGGAACTATTCTTGGTGAGTTAATTCAGTTAGAAGAAAAAATCACAGTGCTTGCCGGCAAACTGAAGCAACTGGTAGAAAAATATGCCCCGCCTCAAAACCCCACAATGCAACAAAATGAATATATGGATACATTCATTTCGATCTTAATTTTGTTCAGTATGAGCGGCACAGGTATTTTTGGCTCAATGAATGAAGGCGTGACCGGAGATGCATCCCTGTTGATCGTCAAATCTTTTCTGGACTTTTTTACCGCGATTATTTTTGCGATTCGCCTTGGTCTTCCTGTTGCCACACTGGCGATTCCACAATGCCTGATACAACTCATTCTATATTTTTCTGCCAGCGCCCTGCTTCCACTAACTAATGCCGAAATGGTTGCTGATTTTTCTGCTGTCGGTGGTCTGGTCATGTTTGCAACCGGATTCAGAATTTGTAATATTGTAAGCTACCCCGTGGCCAATATGATTCCTGCACTCATTCTGGCGATGCCTGTATCAGCACTCTGGGCAGGAATCATGACCCAGTTACACTAATTTCTGATTTGGATAATTGTTACCGCAATGCAATCGTTAATTGATCAGCTGGCAGAGCAAAGCATTCAGTCTTCAATCAAACAAGGTGAGTTAGATCACCTCCGGGGTGCAGGAAAGCCCCTGGAAATCGAAGACTTACGCATGGTTCCCGAACATTTACGCATTGGGTACCATGTCCTGAAAAATGCTGGCTTTATTCCCCCGGAACTTGAACAAAGACAAGAAGCACTAAAAATGTGTGACTTGCTTTTTTCGTTCCAGCGGGAGAATAATCACCCGGAAACAAAAAGCACCTTACATAAAATCAACAAACTTGAACTTAAATTACAGTTGATGGGCGTTGACACTCAATTCATTCATCGTTATCTGGCTCAGCTCAACCAGCAAAATAGTGTCTGAATTTTTATGCCTCAGACTATACCTGATTCAAAGGCAAGTCTCCGGAGAGTATCAGCAGGCACCCGGCTTTTGACATTTCATAAAACGCCTTTTCATCATCTCCCGGCTGCTGATTGACGCCCCTGCATGCATCCTGAATGACATAGGTCTTAAATCCTGAAGCAACGGCATCAAGTGCGGTATAACGTACACAATAATCCGTTGCCAGACCAACAATATATAACTCATGCAGATCCGGAGATGCCAGAAATTCAGCTAAGCCAGTCGACTTTTTCTTATTGTTATCGTAAAAGCCACTGTAACTATCAATCTCAATATCAGTGCCTTTACGTATAATGTGATTAATCTTATCTGTATTTAATCCTTTGATAAACTCAGCCCCTTTTGTCCCCTGTACACAATGGTCCGGCCACATGACCTGTTGAAAACCACCGAGGTCAATCACATCTCCGGGCTGACACTCCTGAGTTGAAGCAAAGCTTGCATGAGCTTCCGGATGCCAGTCTTGCGTGGCAATAACAAAATCAAAAAAAGGCATAATCTGATTAATAACAGGAACCACTGATTCACCATCGGGCACAGCTAATGCGCCTTCAGAAGAAAAATCATTCTGTACATCAACAATGACTAAAGTTTTTTTCATTGAACTTCCCCAATGCAGCACAAAATATGACTATCTCATCCTCAAAATAAAAGGGAAAGGTTGCAAGAAAAATATTGAGAAATAAGTCAAACATAATTTTTAACAT harbors:
- the pncA gene encoding bifunctional nicotinamidase/pyrazinamidase; the encoded protein is MKKTLVIVDVQNDFSSEGALAVPDGESVVPVINQIMPFFDFVIATQDWHPEAHASFASTQECQPGDVIDLGGFQQVMWPDHCVQGTKGAEFIKGLNTDKINHIIRKGTDIEIDSYSGFYDNNKKKSTGLAEFLASPDLHELYIVGLATDYCVRYTALDAVASGFKTYVIQDACRGVNQQPGDDEKAFYEMSKAGCLLILSGDLPLNQV
- a CDS encoding amino acid ABC transporter permease; the protein is MKVHQFQPDLPPPTNTTGIVGWMKKNLFSSAVNSILTLIIAYFVIKGLYHLIDWAILKADWIGEDRDACSTGGACWVLVYVRFNQFMFGFYPEADLWRPELFYATLAILIGLLAWDKTPKRGWICLFTITLYPILMAGLLHGGMFGLPVVETYKWGGLLVTLVLALVGIVASLPIGVLLALGRRSHMPVIRSLSTVYIEVWRGVPLITVLFMASVMLPLFMSEGSETDKLIRALIGVTLFSAAYMAEVIRGGLQAIPKGQYEAADALGLNYPKKIGLIIMPQALKITIPSIVNTFIDLFKDTSLVLIIGMFDVLGIGQAANTDPAWLGFSTESYAFVALVFWVFCFGMSRYSIWLENKLHTGHKR
- a CDS encoding class I SAM-dependent methyltransferase, producing the protein MTTSLILAKGREKSLIRRHPWVFSRAIERIDGTPETGQTVDIYSYDGRWLAKAAYSPHSQIRARVWSFEKREIDAEFFAERISQAQQLREDMIQQGQLTGYRLIAAESDGLPGITIDRYDNYLVCQFLSAGADYQKAVITEALLRCFPDINIYERSDVAVRKKEGLKPVTGLLHGNTPSEPVVIEENGIKISVDIINGHKTGFYLDQRDSRYHAMKYVKDKEVLNCFSYTGGFGLYAAKGGAQRIINADVSQPALDAAKQNAELNHFDTSKKRMVFLNADVFKLLREYRDQGTLFDVVIMDPPKFAESKSQLNGACRGYKDINMLAMQILKPGGTLLTYSCSGLMDQALFQKIIADAAIDAGRRVKFIERFGQAADHPVDSAYPEGFYLKGFACKVF
- a CDS encoding DnaJ family domain-containing protein, with translation MQSLIDQLAEQSIQSSIKQGELDHLRGAGKPLEIEDLRMVPEHLRIGYHVLKNAGFIPPELEQRQEALKMCDLLFSFQRENNHPETKSTLHKINKLELKLQLMGVDTQFIHRYLAQLNQQNSV
- a CDS encoding amino acid ABC transporter permease: MKHPENSQSKGLAHLFYSPTFRSVVFQIIAILALTFFIYTIVNNALTNLSSRGITTGFDFLDQPAGFGIGLSLIDYTETDTYGRTFVVGLMNTILVSVIGIIFATVLGFILGIARLSTNWLVSRFAAVYIEIFRNVPLLLQILFWYFSVLGALPGKRQSYALGESVYLNISGLFIPKPVFESGSGWIFATLIFGIIASVCVKIWAKNKQKLTGQQSPVLLINSCLIIGLPLIVFFLSGKPISADYPVLKRFNFQGGIEIIPEFVALLIALSVYTAAFIAEIVRSGINAVSHGQSEAAMSLGLPRSKTLKLVVIPQAMRIIIPPLTSQYLNLTKNSSLAVAIGYPDLFNIFAGTTLNQTGQAIEVISMTMAVYLTLSLVTSFLMNMYNRKVALVER
- a CDS encoding amino acid ABC transporter ATP-binding protein, producing the protein MKQQNSDKELMIQIKDMNKWYGEFHVLKNINLDVTRGEKIVICGPSGSGKSTMIRCINRLEEHQKGDIIVNGHALTEDLKDIEAVRREVGMCFQHFNLFPHLTVLENCTLAPVWVKKMPKEEAEEQAMKYLERVKIPNQANKYPGQLSGGQQQRVAIARSLCMSPQIMLFDEPTSALDPEMVREVLDVMVELADEGMTMLCVTHEMGFAKEVADRVIFMDAGEIIEENNPEEFFGNPQSDRTQNFLSQILHH
- a CDS encoding TusE/DsrC/DsvC family sulfur relay protein; its protein translation is MFEYNGSVIETDKEGYLLDHTQWEPEMITILAEKEGIELTDSHLEVIHFVRDFYEEYKTAPAVRMLVKAMEKEYGPDKGNSKYLFKLFRQGPAKQATKLAGLPKPAKCL
- a CDS encoding Bax inhibitor-1/YccA family protein, encoding MNSPIYSSSTGQTRALQTNKVLRNTYALLSMTLLWSAAVAGVSMALNLPYPGFLITIVGFYGLLFLTEKNRNNSMGLVFTFLFTGFLGYTLGPILNVYISNGLGDLVLTALGGTALTFMAASAYALTTKRDLSFLGGLLMAGFVVLIVGMIANIFLQLPVIYLAMSGLFILFSTGAILLTTQQIIRGGETNYISATITLYVSIYNLFLSLLNILRAFSGND
- the yccX gene encoding acylphosphatase, with the translated sequence MVRKTEIYVVKGIVQCVGFRYYTSHKAMKLGLTGYAKNLNNGDVEVVASGDESRLEQLFEWLHQGSPGASVSEVSRTELKTDKVYQGFAIQ
- a CDS encoding DUF554 domain-containing protein translates to MIGPVINSAAIIIGSGVGALFGDKIPSDIQKRMPIVFGFASMGLGIAMVMKLNSLPVVILTLLIGTILGELIQLEEKITVLAGKLKQLVEKYAPPQNPTMQQNEYMDTFISILILFSMSGTGIFGSMNEGVTGDASLLIVKSFLDFFTAIIFAIRLGLPVATLAIPQCLIQLILYFSASALLPLTNAEMVADFSAVGGLVMFATGFRICNIVSYPVANMIPALILAMPVSALWAGIMTQLH